Part of the Tepiditoga spiralis genome, ATTCTTTTAAAGTTTCTTCAAGAACTCCTACAGTTATTATGTCTAAGTGATTAGTAGGTTCATCGAGTACTAATACATTTGGTTTTGTTAAAATTATTTTTGCAAGAGCTAATCTTGTTAATTCCCCACCAGATAAATCTTCTATTTTTTTAAATACATTATCACCATAAAAACCAAATCTCCCAAGATACTTTCTAACTTCATAATCAGGCCAATCTGGAACAAATTTCCAAGTTTCAGAAAGCATATCTATACTTTTGTCAAATGAAGAAATAACCTGATCTAAATAACCAACTTTTATGTTGTATCCCCATTCATACATTCCTGATAGTGGTTTGAGTTTATTTGATAGTATTTTTATTAAGGTACTTTTACCAGATCCATTTTTTCCTATTATAGAAACCTTTTCTCCTTCCATAACATCAAAGGATATTTTGTTTAAAAGAGGTTTATCTTCATAAGAAAAGTTTAGATTTTCAACTTTTAAAACAACGTGTCCAGTTCTAGTTGGTTCTGGAATTTTTATTTTTATTCCTCTGTCTTGAGTTAGTTGTTCTATTTCAGAATATTCTTCTTTTAATTTTTTTAATGTCCTTTCTCTTATAATTGCTTGTCTAACCATTTTTTCTGTTCCAAATTTTCTATACATAGCTATCATGTTTTCTACTCTTTTAATTTCTTTTAAAAGATTTTTCTTTCGTGCTTCTGTAGAAATTATTACTTTTTCTCTTTGGTCAATATATTTGTCATAAGTTCCATTAAATTGCCATAGTTTATAATTATTTATTTCTACATATTTATTACAAATTCCATTTAAAAAATCTCTATCATGAGATATTAAAATTATTGCTCCTTTATAGTTTTTTAAGTATTTTTGTAACCATTTTATAGAGTACAGGTCTAAATGATTAGTAGGTTCATCAAGCAACAAAAGATTATGGTTTCCAGCTAAAGCTTTTCCAAGAGAAAGACGTGTTAATTCTCCACCACTGAGTGTAGAAATTTTTCTTGTCCATTGAGATTCATCGAATCCAAGACCAACGACTATGCTTCTAACTGTTTTATCTATCATTACTTCTTCAACATCCGTTACAGCTTCTTTTACAAAATCAAATAAAGTTAATTCTGGATTTGTTATTCTAAATTGTTTTAAAAAGCTTTCTTTTAAAGAGTTACTTCTTATTATTTTTCCTTCAGTAGGTTCTATTTCACCGGAAAGTATATTTAAAAGAGTGGTTTTACCACTTCCATTTTGACCGATTAAAGCTATTCTATCTTGTTCATATACAGTTAAATTAACATCAAAAAATAATTCTTGTGTTCCAAAGTTATGTGCAATATCTTCTAGTCTTATTAGCATAAAATTCACCTCTTACTATTTTCTCAAGATATTATACAACATAAAGTTAAAATATCAAAGAGTATTGAGTATATTTAAGTTTAAAAATAAAAAATGATAAAAAATAAGTATTATTAGACTTGTTTTTTTTAATTTAAAGTGGTATAATTTGCATGAATTTATTAAGGGAAAACAGTGAAATTCTGTTGCGGTCGCGCCACCGTAAAGCCGGGATACTTAATAAATTTGAAACAAAAACCAACCTTCCGCGCCAGAAGGGGGGGCTTATTTTTTTGGCGTAATAAATAAATAGGAGGAGTATAAGGTGAAAAAACTTTTAACGATTTTATTTGTAGTTGTTGCATTAGTATCATTTTCTCTCACTGTAATAGATGATATAGGAAGAGTGGTTACATTTGAAACATCAGTAAATAGAGTTATATGTGCAGCTCCATCAATATCTGATTTTATTTCTAATTTGAACTTAAAAGGTAAAGTAGTAGGAGTTACTGATTGGGATACTTCAATTGGAAATGAAATATCTTATACAGTAAAAAAAGGTGATACATTATACAGTATAATGCAAAAATTTGGATATTCTGATGCAAGATTAAATGAAATAAAAAAAGCTAATAATTTAAAGAATAACTCTTTAAAAATAGGTATGAAATTAAAATTGCCTCTTGCAGAAAAAATAGGAAATATGGTTCCTCTTAACATTGAAAAAATAGTTTCATTGAATCCAGATGTTGTTTTTTTAACTGGAGGATTTCAAGAACCAGAAGTTAAAAAACTTGAAAAATATGGTATAAAAGCATTTGTTATAAATCCAACATCATTTAATGAAATACTTAGAGATGTATCTGTTATTGGTACAATATTAGGAAAATCTAAAGAAGCGGAAA contains:
- the abc-f gene encoding ribosomal protection-like ABC-F family protein, which translates into the protein MLIRLEDIAHNFGTQELFFDVNLTVYEQDRIALIGQNGSGKTTLLNILSGEIEPTEGKIIRSNSLKESFLKQFRITNPELTLFDFVKEAVTDVEEVMIDKTVRSIVVGLGFDESQWTRKISTLSGGELTRLSLGKALAGNHNLLLLDEPTNHLDLYSIKWLQKYLKNYKGAIILISHDRDFLNGICNKYVEINNYKLWQFNGTYDKYIDQREKVIISTEARKKNLLKEIKRVENMIAMYRKFGTEKMVRQAIIRERTLKKLKEEYSEIEQLTQDRGIKIKIPEPTRTGHVVLKVENLNFSYEDKPLLNKISFDVMEGEKVSIIGKNGSGKSTLIKILSNKLKPLSGMYEWGYNIKVGYLDQVISSFDKSIDMLSETWKFVPDWPDYEVRKYLGRFGFYGDNVFKKIEDLSGGELTRLALAKIILTKPNVLVLDEPTNHLDIITVGVLEETLKEFKGAIILISHDERLIKNISNKFVFIKDGKSKVSKELNDFLEDIKNDSFKIEKRKKDTSNYAEIKKLKNRKKTLERRKLQIQNEANNTFERLDDLEKLMITHGNNYSKVMELMEEKEQLEKNLEKIELEEVEINEELNQMEDLI
- a CDS encoding ABC transporter substrate-binding protein, giving the protein MKKLLTILFVVVALVSFSLTVIDDIGRVVTFETSVNRVICAAPSISDFISNLNLKGKVVGVTDWDTSIGNEISYTVKKGDTLYSIMQKFGYSDARLNEIKKANNLKNNSLKIGMKLKLPLAEKIGNMVPLNIEKIVSLNPDVVFLTGGFQEPEVKKLEKYGIKAFVINPTSFNEILRDVSVIGTILGKSKEAEKLSSSLRAKVISIAKSNSNKKNKPRVMYAMVSNNVSTIWTAGTGSFTNEMIAYAGGLNLVAPYTGNNGWLSVGPEFVVNENPDAIIVPSYYPGDTSSKDKLMSAEQFKDVNAIKNGKIILIDGNKASQASPSLINVLEDLNKKIGELN